In the Candidatus Bipolaricaulota bacterium genome, TCTATGTACAACGAGGGTCCTTTGAGGAGGTTCCTCCAACGTTCGCGGAGGTCGGCGAAGCCATCTGGGCGTTCCTTCGTCCCGTAGCGGAGAGCATCGCACGTGGAGAACCATTTAATCAAACATGGCTTCCGGGAGGCCCGTGGAAGGCAGAGTGAAGGGGTGATCGATGCCCGAGTTTAGTGAGAAGGCATTTGAACAAGCGATTGAGAGTGTGCTCGTTACTGGGCGCCCAGACGGGATTTCCGGTGATCGCACCGCGGAATCAACGCCCGGCTACGGCGAGTTCATCTCCGGCGGCTACCACCGCCGGACGAGCACCGATTACGACAAGGACCTTTGCCTGATCCCGCAGGATGTGCTCGACTTCATCCTCGATGTGCTTGAGAATTATTCCCGCAGACCCGATCCTCAGGGCCTGCGGGCGGCGGAGCTACTTAGGGACCTGCTCCCAGTCCTTCAGGAACCGGTCGATCCCGACGTCGGTCAACGGATGGTTGAACAGCTTCTTCAACACCGCGTAGGGGACGGTGGCGATCTCCGCCCCGAGCAGTGCCGCCTCGAGCACGTGGCGGGGATGGCGGACGCTCGCTACGATGATCTCGGTAGAGAACCCGTAGTTCCGATAGATCTCGACGATCTCGGATACAAGCTCCATCCCGTTCCCGCCCGCATCGTCGATCCGCCCGACGAACGGGGAGACGAAGCTCGCGCCGCACTTGGCGGCAAGGAGCGCCTGATTCGCCGAGAAGACGAGGGTGACGTTGGTGGGGATCCCCTCCTGTGAAAGCTCATTTACTGCCCGCATCCCGGCCTCGGTCATCGGGATCTTGATGACGACGTTGTCGTGGATCTCGGCAAGGGCCCGCGCCTGGGAGACCATTCCGGGAGCATCGAGGGCGGTCACCTCCGCGCTCACCGGACCGTCGACGATCCCGCAGATCTCCCGTACGATCTCCTCGAACGGCCGCTTCTCCCGGGCGACGAGCGTCGGATTCGTCGTCACCCCGTCGATCACCCACGCCATCTCGCGGATCTGGTCAATGTTCGCCGTGTCGATGAAAAGCTTCATATCCCCTCCTTGTTTCGTATCACCGCTCGCATAAGTTTATTGGATTGGCGTCCAGTTTCCCATCGGGCAGCTGCGGGGCTTGTACATTGCGTTACGCCGGCGCGGCGGGTAAACTTGTGTAAAAGATTCGAAAACCTGCGGTAAATACGAACTGTGCCGGCGGTGGTTGAGCCGGTCTTTCTTTTTGTCCCATGAGGTGCAGGCGTTGGAGGAACGAACATGCGTAAGAGATTGAGTATCGAGAGGGTGAGAAACATTGGGCTGATGGCCCACATCGACGCCGGGAAGACGACAGTGACCGAGAGGATCCTGTTCTTCACCGGGAAGACCCACAAGATCGGCGAGGTGCACGAAGGAGCGGCGACGATGGACTGGATGGCGCAGGAGCGGGAGCGGGGGATAACGATCACCTCGGCGGCAACGACGACCTACTGGCGCGACCATCGGATCAACATCATCGACACCCCGGGACACGTCGACTTCACCGCTGAGGTGGAACGGTCACTGCGCGTCCTCGACGGGGCGGTCGCCCTGTTCTGTGCCGTCGGCGGGGTCGAGCCGCAGTCGGAGACCGTCTGGCGCCAGGCGGAGCGCTACCGCGTCCCGCGGATCGCGTTCGTCAACAAGATGGACCGGACCGGGGCCGACTTCGACGGGGTGGTCGAGGAGATCCGCAGAGAGCTCGGGGCGAACGCCGTCCCGGTCGTGATCCCGATCGGGGCCGAGTCCGACTTTCAAGGGGTGATCGACCTCGTCGACATGAAGGCGATCTACT is a window encoding:
- the fsa gene encoding fructose-6-phosphate aldolase, with protein sequence MKLFIDTANIDQIREMAWVIDGVTTNPTLVAREKRPFEEIVREICGIVDGPVSAEVTALDAPGMVSQARALAEIHDNVVIKIPMTEAGMRAVNELSQEGIPTNVTLVFSANQALLAAKCGASFVSPFVGRIDDAGGNGMELVSEIVEIYRNYGFSTEIIVASVRHPRHVLEAALLGAEIATVPYAVLKKLFNHPLTDVGIDRFLKDWEQVPK